The Streptomyces sp. CC0208 genome window below encodes:
- a CDS encoding Gfo/Idh/MocA family oxidoreductase: MVDTLGVAVVGFGWMGRVHTQAYARVPHHYPRLPLRPELVTVAEDVPGRAEEAAAQFGFASTTRDWREVAADPRVQAVSITAPNFLHREIGVAMAEAGKHIWIEKPVGLTAEDARAVADAAAGAGVRSAVGFNYRNAPAVEAARELIASGEIGTVTHVRVRLFSDYAAHPQGALTWRFERERGGSGVLGDLASHGADLARFLLGDIASLTADTAVFVPERARPTGATAGHTLATGELGPVENEDYVNCLLRFASGARGVLEACRVSVGEQNNYGFEVHGTKGAVFWDFRRMGELGISRGSRYQDQPVSTVYVGPGDGEFGAFQPGAANAMGYDDLKVVEAYRFLRSVAEGTPYGATLEDAVHSAAVLDAMARSAQSGAWVDV; the protein is encoded by the coding sequence ATGGTGGACACGCTCGGCGTCGCCGTCGTCGGATTCGGCTGGATGGGGCGGGTGCACACCCAGGCGTACGCCCGTGTCCCGCACCACTACCCGCGGCTCCCCCTGCGTCCGGAGCTCGTGACGGTCGCCGAGGACGTGCCGGGGCGGGCCGAGGAGGCCGCCGCGCAGTTCGGGTTCGCCTCGACGACCCGCGACTGGCGGGAGGTCGCCGCCGACCCCCGCGTCCAGGCGGTCAGCATCACCGCGCCCAACTTCCTGCACCGCGAGATCGGCGTGGCGATGGCTGAGGCCGGCAAGCACATCTGGATCGAGAAGCCGGTCGGTCTCACCGCCGAGGACGCCCGGGCGGTGGCCGACGCGGCGGCCGGGGCCGGGGTGCGGAGCGCGGTCGGCTTCAACTACCGCAACGCCCCCGCCGTCGAGGCCGCCCGAGAGCTGATCGCCTCCGGGGAGATCGGCACGGTCACCCATGTCCGCGTCCGGCTCTTCAGCGACTACGCGGCCCACCCGCAGGGTGCCCTGACGTGGCGCTTCGAACGCGAACGCGGCGGCAGCGGAGTGCTCGGCGACCTCGCCTCGCACGGCGCCGACCTGGCCCGCTTCCTCCTCGGGGACATCGCTTCCCTCACGGCCGACACCGCGGTCTTCGTACCGGAGCGGGCCCGCCCCACCGGCGCCACCGCCGGGCACACCCTCGCCACCGGGGAGCTCGGGCCGGTCGAGAACGAGGACTACGTCAACTGCCTGCTGCGTTTCGCCTCCGGTGCCCGGGGTGTCCTGGAGGCCTGCCGGGTCTCGGTCGGCGAGCAGAACAACTACGGCTTCGAGGTGCACGGCACGAAGGGCGCGGTGTTCTGGGACTTCCGCCGTATGGGCGAGCTGGGCATCAGCCGCGGCAGCCGCTACCAGGACCAGCCGGTCAGCACGGTGTATGTCGGCCCGGGCGACGGCGAGTTCGGCGCCTTCCAGCCGGGCGCGGCCAACGCCATGGGCTACGACGACCTGAAGGTCGTGGAGGCGTACCGCTTCCTGCGTTCGGTCGCCGAGGGCACGCCGTACGGGGCCACGCTGGAGGACGCCGTGCACAGCGCCGCCGTACTGGACGCGATGGCGCGGTCCGCGCAGAGCGGTGCGTGGGTGGACGTGTAG
- a CDS encoding LacI family DNA-binding transcriptional regulator, giving the protein MGHPYPIREIARQAGLSEATVDRVLNGRGGVRENTAREVRQAITDLDRQRTQVRLVGRTFMIDIVMQTPERFSTAVRAALEAELPALHPAVLRSRFHFRETGPVAELTKTLDRIARRGSQGVILKAPDVPEVTAAVGRLAEAGIPVVTLVTDLPSTARLAYVGIDNRAAGATAAYLMGQWLGDRPGNVLTSLSSGFFRNEEEREMGFRSAMRTRHPERALVEIAEGQGLDATQYDLVRAALERDPEIRAVYSIGGGNIATLRAFEDLGRECAVFVAHDLDHDNDRLLREHRLSAVLHHDLRQDMREACHIVMRAHGALPPAGPTTPSAIQVVTPYNMPY; this is encoded by the coding sequence GTGGGCCACCCCTATCCGATCCGGGAGATCGCACGTCAGGCGGGACTGAGCGAGGCCACCGTCGACCGGGTCCTGAACGGCAGGGGAGGGGTCCGGGAGAACACCGCCCGCGAGGTCCGTCAGGCGATCACCGACCTGGACCGGCAGCGCACCCAGGTCCGGCTGGTCGGCCGCACTTTCATGATCGACATAGTGATGCAGACGCCGGAACGCTTCTCCACGGCCGTCCGTGCCGCCCTGGAGGCCGAGCTGCCCGCGCTGCACCCCGCCGTGCTGCGCTCCCGCTTCCACTTCCGGGAGACCGGCCCGGTGGCGGAGCTGACGAAGACCCTCGACCGGATAGCCCGGCGCGGCTCCCAGGGAGTGATCCTGAAGGCCCCGGACGTCCCCGAGGTCACGGCGGCCGTCGGCCGGCTCGCGGAGGCGGGCATCCCCGTGGTCACCCTGGTCACCGACCTGCCCTCCACGGCCCGCCTCGCCTACGTCGGCATCGACAACCGGGCCGCGGGAGCGACCGCCGCCTACCTCATGGGCCAGTGGCTCGGCGACCGCCCCGGCAACGTCCTCACCAGCCTCAGCAGCGGCTTCTTCCGCAACGAGGAGGAGCGCGAGATGGGGTTCCGCAGCGCCATGCGCACCCGGCACCCCGAGCGGGCACTGGTCGAGATCGCCGAGGGCCAGGGCCTGGACGCCACGCAGTACGACCTCGTCCGGGCCGCGCTGGAGCGGGACCCGGAGATCCGCGCGGTCTACTCGATCGGCGGCGGCAACATCGCCACGCTCAGGGCCTTCGAGGACCTGGGCCGGGAATGCGCGGTCTTCGTGGCCCACGACCTCGACCACGACAACGACCGGCTGCTGCGGGAACATCGCCTGTCGGCCGTGCTGCACCACGATCTGCGCCAGGACATGCGGGAGGCGTGTCACATCGTGATGCGGGCGCACGGGGCGTTGCCGCCGGCCGGTCCGACGACACCTTCGGCGATACAGGTGGTGACGCCGTACAACATGCCGTACTGA